One window of Dehalobacterium formicoaceticum genomic DNA carries:
- a CDS encoding ABC transporter ATP-binding protein, with translation MAHPILVKMEGITKKFPGVIANENVNLEIRAGEIHALLGENGAGKSTLMNILTGLYKADTGQIMIKGRPMHFKSPKDAIDAGIGMIHQHFRLVASLSVAENVILGYDTKSFWLNKKKIIQAIREISQKYNLSLDPQAKIWQLSVGEQQRVEIVKSLFRGSDILILDEPTAVLTPQESRDLFATLKKMTAGGKAVIVITHKMQEVMDMADRVTVLRGGKSISTLEKNNTNKEELAQLMVGHEIPEDRNHRVRHEPTPIIKLENIRALNDKGLPGLIDISLQINGGEIIGVAGVAGNGQRELAEVLTGLRSIYQGKIMLDGQDYTGKLPRDFIKAGIAHVPEDRLGMGLVPNLGAVDNVMLKKYYKSLTGLFLNYAPVRRETKTMVEDFNIKLSALDSPVKLMSGGNLQKLLLAREISTNPRVMIAVYPVRGLDIGATESVRSLLLAQRNEGVGILLISEDLDEIINLSDRIIVLYEGKIMGEEFPETTTKEKLGYFMTGVPTPEEDIIS, from the coding sequence ATGGCACACCCGATCCTGGTTAAAATGGAAGGTATCACAAAAAAATTTCCCGGTGTCATCGCCAACGAAAATGTCAATTTGGAGATCAGAGCCGGAGAAATTCATGCTCTTTTAGGGGAAAACGGAGCCGGAAAAAGCACTCTAATGAACATTCTAACAGGTCTTTACAAGGCTGATACAGGCCAAATTATGATCAAAGGGAGGCCCATGCACTTCAAATCTCCCAAAGATGCTATTGATGCTGGGATCGGAATGATTCATCAACATTTTCGTCTTGTAGCATCCTTATCGGTGGCAGAGAATGTGATTTTAGGTTATGACACAAAATCTTTTTGGTTAAATAAAAAGAAAATTATCCAGGCGATTCGGGAAATATCACAAAAATACAACCTGTCCCTGGATCCCCAGGCTAAGATTTGGCAATTATCTGTAGGGGAACAACAACGTGTGGAAATCGTTAAAAGTCTTTTCCGAGGTTCAGATATTTTAATTCTCGATGAACCTACAGCGGTGCTCACCCCCCAGGAATCCCGCGATCTCTTTGCCACCCTGAAAAAAATGACAGCAGGCGGCAAGGCCGTGATTGTGATCACCCATAAAATGCAAGAGGTGATGGATATGGCCGATCGCGTCACAGTGCTGCGCGGGGGCAAATCCATCAGCACCTTGGAAAAAAATAATACCAACAAAGAAGAGCTGGCACAGTTGATGGTAGGTCACGAAATTCCGGAAGACAGAAATCATAGAGTGCGCCATGAGCCGACTCCCATCATAAAATTGGAAAATATCCGGGCTTTAAATGATAAAGGTCTGCCCGGTCTTATAGATATTTCCTTACAAATCAACGGCGGTGAAATCATCGGCGTCGCCGGCGTCGCCGGCAATGGTCAAAGGGAACTGGCCGAAGTCCTCACCGGCCTGCGCAGCATCTATCAAGGGAAAATCATGCTGGATGGACAAGATTATACCGGCAAGCTGCCCCGTGATTTTATCAAAGCCGGCATTGCCCATGTACCGGAAGATCGCTTGGGGATGGGTTTGGTGCCTAATTTAGGTGCCGTGGACAATGTGATGTTGAAAAAATATTATAAATCCCTGACCGGTTTATTTTTAAATTATGCGCCCGTACGCCGGGAAACAAAAACCATGGTGGAAGATTTCAATATCAAGCTATCCGCATTGGACAGCCCCGTCAAGCTAATGTCAGGGGGAAATCTGCAAAAGCTTCTTTTGGCGCGGGAAATTTCCACGAATCCCAGGGTGATGATCGCGGTTTACCCCGTTAGGGGCCTGGATATCGGAGCCACAGAATCAGTGAGATCTTTACTTCTGGCCCAAAGAAATGAGGGGGTAGGGATACTCCTCATTTCCGAAGACCTGGATGAAATTATCAACCTGTCCGACCGGATCATTGTCCTCTATGAAGGAAAAATCATGGGGGAGGAGTTTCCTGAAACCACAACCAAGGAAAAGCTTGGTTACTTTATGACAGGCGTTCCCACACCTGAGGAGGACATCATATCATGA
- a CDS encoding BMP family ABC transporter substrate-binding protein has protein sequence MKKYFLLLLLLVSIVSLTIGCGNQDAKTPNDPASGDEPMKVGFIYVGPIGDAGYTYAHDLGAEFMKKELEDSVELIKVENVPENAADTERVLNQLIDQGCKIIFATSFGYMDSVIKVAEENKDVVFLHCSGYKTAENVGTYFGQIEQPRYLSGIAAGKMTKTNIIGYVAAHQIPECIRGINAFTMGARSVNPDVKVKVVWTNTWFDPPKEKDAGTSLLQDGADVIAQHQDTPGPMQAAEEGGAYGISYNSDMSKFAPKAVITGPIWNWGPYYVKTVKAVQDGTWKSEKYWGPMSDGVVDLAPIADFVPEDVKQLIETEKGRILSGELNIFTGPIKDQTGADKVPAGTTMTDDEILNMDWFVQGVEGSPK, from the coding sequence ATGAAAAAATATTTCCTTTTGCTTTTGCTATTGGTCTCAATTGTTTCATTAACCATCGGTTGCGGCAATCAAGATGCAAAAACGCCTAATGATCCTGCCAGCGGTGATGAACCTATGAAAGTCGGCTTCATTTATGTCGGTCCCATCGGAGATGCCGGTTATACCTATGCCCATGATCTGGGGGCAGAATTCATGAAAAAAGAGTTGGAGGACAGTGTTGAATTAATCAAGGTGGAAAATGTACCGGAAAATGCTGCCGATACCGAGCGGGTATTGAATCAATTAATCGATCAAGGCTGTAAAATCATTTTCGCCACCAGCTTTGGTTACATGGATAGTGTGATTAAAGTGGCCGAAGAAAACAAAGATGTGGTTTTTCTCCATTGTTCAGGTTATAAAACAGCAGAAAATGTCGGCACTTATTTTGGACAAATCGAACAACCTCGCTACCTCTCCGGCATTGCGGCCGGAAAGATGACCAAAACCAACATTATCGGTTACGTTGCCGCCCATCAAATCCCTGAATGTATCCGTGGGATCAATGCCTTTACCATGGGCGCTCGGTCCGTGAACCCGGATGTGAAGGTCAAAGTAGTTTGGACCAACACCTGGTTTGATCCGCCAAAAGAAAAAGATGCCGGAACGAGTTTGCTTCAAGACGGAGCAGATGTCATTGCTCAGCATCAGGATACACCCGGGCCCATGCAGGCTGCTGAAGAAGGCGGAGCCTATGGCATCAGCTACAACAGTGATATGTCCAAGTTTGCACCTAAAGCAGTTATCACGGGTCCCATATGGAACTGGGGTCCTTATTATGTAAAAACGGTCAAAGCTGTACAAGACGGAACCTGGAAGTCTGAAAAATACTGGGGTCCCATGTCCGATGGCGTTGTTGATCTGGCGCCCATTGCCGATTTTGTGCCTGAGGATGTGAAGCAGCTCATTGAAACTGAAAAGGGACGGATTCTTTCCGGGGAATTAAATATTTTTACCGGACCGATCAAGGATCAAACCGGGGCTGATAAAGTTCCTGCAGGAACCACAATGACAGACGACGAAATCTTAAATATGGATTGGTTTGTCCAAGGTGTTGAAGGCAGCCCGAAATAA
- a CDS encoding phosphatase PAP2 family protein translates to MHKILNWDMHLFCYINKRWQCSFLDKIMPKMTHLGGLKASVLICLTLLMSFHSLGKEVLLAMGSSQIVVQAAKKFLPRPRPFLTIPQTNIWKNLILKDYSFPSGHTAATFSLTTVLAVSFPVFAPIALPLSLVIGISRIYLGLHYPSDVLIGAILGSASAAIVCF, encoded by the coding sequence ATGCACAAAATACTGAATTGGGATATGCACCTTTTCTGTTATATTAACAAAAGATGGCAATGCTCGTTTCTGGACAAAATCATGCCCAAAATGACCCATTTAGGCGGCCTAAAAGCTTCTGTTTTGATTTGTCTCACCTTACTCATGTCCTTTCATTCCCTGGGGAAAGAGGTTCTTTTAGCTATGGGAAGCAGTCAAATCGTAGTGCAGGCAGCAAAAAAATTCTTGCCTCGGCCGAGACCCTTTCTCACAATTCCCCAGACAAATATCTGGAAGAATTTGATTTTGAAGGATTATTCATTCCCTTCCGGCCATACGGCAGCAACCTTTTCCTTAACGACAGTTTTGGCCGTTAGTTTCCCTGTATTTGCACCAATTGCTCTGCCTTTGTCCTTAGTAATCGGGATTTCCCGCATTTATTTAGGATTGCATTACCCCTCAGACGTCCTGATTGGTGCTATTCTGGGATCGGCCTCAGCTGCTATCGTCTGCTTTTAA
- a CDS encoding class I SAM-dependent methyltransferase has translation MADQELRKIIREQGTLTFASFMELVLYHPEYGYYNSEKPILGKEGDFYTSVHVSSLFGEMIAEQLAEMAVLLEGPVFSLAEFGAGKGFLAYDILKTLQIKYPTLFARTVYYIVEASSSLKKEQYRRLTDFQPQVRWVDGLDEVEKPFRGCVLSNELVDAFPVHRVKYLEDQLKEIYVREEEGILIEVADVPSTPLLEAYFDDLNITLSEGQVGEVNLAARDWLQSIGNNLDQGFVLTIDYGYEASLLYHSCRRDGTLMCYYRHQTEENPYLRLGEQDMTAHVNFSALKKWGEENGLLTTGFTNQMHFLFNLGLAEALSKEPQKAYAAQQLVNPEGMGGIFKVLIQHKNLVDPQLKGLKENR, from the coding sequence ATGGCAGATCAGGAATTACGGAAAATAATAAGAGAACAAGGGACCCTCACTTTTGCATCTTTTATGGAGTTGGTGCTCTATCATCCAGAATATGGCTATTATAATTCGGAAAAACCCATCCTGGGTAAAGAAGGAGATTTCTATACCAGCGTTCATGTCAGTTCTCTCTTTGGGGAAATGATCGCGGAACAATTGGCGGAAATGGCGGTACTTCTGGAAGGACCGGTTTTTTCATTGGCAGAGTTTGGAGCCGGTAAAGGATTTTTAGCCTATGATATTTTAAAAACATTGCAGATAAAATACCCAACGCTCTTTGCCCGGACCGTTTATTATATCGTTGAAGCAAGCAGTAGTTTAAAAAAGGAACAATACAGAAGACTTACGGATTTCCAGCCGCAAGTGCGCTGGGTGGATGGCCTGGACGAGGTGGAGAAGCCTTTCCGGGGCTGTGTCCTTTCCAATGAATTGGTGGATGCTTTTCCCGTGCACCGGGTAAAATATTTGGAGGATCAATTGAAAGAAATTTATGTGCGGGAGGAAGAGGGCATCTTAATAGAAGTGGCAGATGTGCCCTCGACACCTTTATTAGAAGCTTATTTTGATGATTTGAACATCACTCTATCAGAAGGTCAAGTGGGTGAGGTAAATCTGGCTGCCCGGGATTGGCTCCAAAGTATCGGCAATAATCTGGATCAGGGGTTTGTTCTCACCATTGATTATGGTTATGAGGCTTCTCTTTTATACCATTCCTGCCGCAGGGATGGTACCCTTATGTGTTATTACCGGCATCAGACGGAAGAAAATCCATATCTGCGCTTGGGGGAGCAGGATATGACCGCTCATGTAAATTTTTCTGCTTTGAAAAAGTGGGGTGAGGAAAATGGCCTTTTGACAACGGGTTTTACCAATCAAATGCATTTTCTCTTTAATTTAGGTCTGGCAGAGGCATTGTCAAAAGAACCTCAAAAAGCTTATGCTGCTCAACAGTTAGTGAATCCGGAAGGTATGGGAGGAATCTTTAAGGTGCTGATTCAACATAAAAACCTGGTTGATCCCCAGTTGAAAGGGTTGAAAGAAAACAGGTAA
- a CDS encoding DUF255 domain-containing protein, whose amino-acid sequence MPHTIKWLSWCADTFERAGGLNQPILMYLTAPWCHWCSIMETTTFQDDQVQQWLKHKFVCMRVNVDQYPHVADRYHFGGYPSVIILTAEGEILQGENYLSGREMISFLEESFRKHGKHACHNSSRFHAQANALQDKHQGRDEADRTLAIQPSLSLRKINQILDRSYDQEFGGFFIDDGEIKFPLPEIYDYLLSFGMGYSNAQEVMMVRKTLDQMLAGELYDRENGGFFRFCERKDWTHAHQEKLLESNAGLLSCYLKAIDIYGWESYKGAVFQTLNYLMTDFWDEETGLFGGSRRENHLDRIPYTNWNSLMASVLIRAGRIFNYPRYLKLGLQVLDLLWTRCYRFGQGMSHFCAPETSAPALLTDQTQYMLALLDAYQYTGEKTYLKRAGLLMGQMEENYRMPAGNYGDIPIIDSKPGYLKIPLIPFMENMDVVLLFMRLAHLTEIDLYKVRGENLLHILGPMHHDNPIFVAKYGLGLLELGRFNADQNLIDVCEH is encoded by the coding sequence ATGCCCCATACCATAAAATGGTTGTCATGGTGTGCAGATACTTTTGAGCGGGCGGGCGGCCTTAATCAACCAATTTTAATGTATTTAACTGCTCCTTGGTGCCATTGGTGCAGCATTATGGAAACAACCACTTTTCAGGATGATCAGGTACAGCAATGGCTGAAGCATAAATTTGTTTGCATGAGGGTAAATGTAGATCAATATCCCCATGTGGCTGATCGGTATCATTTCGGAGGATATCCCAGTGTGATCATATTGACAGCTGAAGGTGAGATTCTCCAGGGGGAGAACTATTTATCCGGCAGGGAAATGATCAGTTTCCTGGAAGAGAGTTTCAGGAAACATGGGAAACATGCCTGCCATAACAGCAGCCGATTTCATGCTCAAGCAAACGCCCTTCAAGATAAACATCAAGGAAGGGACGAAGCAGATAGAACATTAGCCATACAACCGTCTCTCTCCTTAAGAAAAATTAATCAAATCCTTGATCGTTCTTATGACCAGGAATTTGGGGGCTTTTTTATTGATGATGGGGAAATCAAATTTCCGCTGCCGGAAATATATGACTATTTGTTGTCTTTTGGGATGGGATATTCCAATGCTCAGGAAGTAATGATGGTGCGGAAAACCTTGGATCAGATGTTAGCGGGGGAGCTTTACGACCGGGAAAATGGGGGCTTCTTTCGCTTTTGTGAACGTAAAGACTGGACCCATGCCCATCAGGAAAAATTATTGGAGAGCAATGCCGGCCTGTTAAGCTGTTATTTGAAAGCTATAGATATTTATGGATGGGAATCATATAAAGGAGCTGTTTTTCAGACACTCAATTATTTGATGACAGATTTTTGGGATGAGGAAACAGGGTTATTCGGTGGGAGCCGAAGGGAAAATCATCTGGATAGAATTCCCTATACCAATTGGAATAGTCTTATGGCATCTGTTTTGATTCGTGCCGGCCGAATCTTTAATTATCCCCGTTATTTAAAGCTGGGACTTCAGGTATTGGATTTACTATGGACGAGATGCTATCGTTTTGGTCAGGGCATGAGTCATTTTTGTGCACCGGAAACCTCTGCCCCAGCCTTACTCACTGATCAAACCCAATATATGCTTGCTCTGCTGGATGCCTATCAATATACAGGAGAAAAGACGTATCTTAAACGGGCCGGATTATTAATGGGACAGATGGAGGAAAACTACCGGATGCCGGCGGGTAATTATGGGGACATTCCCATTATTGATTCCAAGCCGGGGTATTTAAAGATTCCCTTGATCCCTTTTATGGAAAATATGGATGTGGTATTGCTCTTTATGCGCTTGGCTCATTTGACTGAAATTGACTTGTATAAGGTTAGGGGCGAAAACTTACTGCACATTCTAGGACCAATGCATCATGACAATCCCATTTTTGTCGCCAAATATGGATTAGGGCTTTTAGAATTGGGGAGATTTAATGCAGATCAAAATCTAATTGATGTTTGTGAGCATTAA
- a CDS encoding L,D-transpeptidase family protein, with translation MLFCCIFFQGSLPSVACTDNLSCPELKHTEPVQSGAHILELQDLLQKAGFYSGKIDGSYGPRTEEGVRHFQEQQGLDANGVVGHNTWDALALLYEQVIATKKEKEGPKGVVTIKVDLNTHQLHILDDGQVFKTYPIAIGKSKTPSPVGEYKIIHKALNWGTGFGTRWMGLNVPWGIYGIHGTNKPGSIGQAASHGCFRMFNRDVEEIYPWIPMGTRVIVTGYTPDFRGFKRPLKVKSTGQDVAILQYRLQELGFQMDYADGRYGNATELAVKLFEAYHMMQVDGEADMEMLGRLNRYFPE, from the coding sequence ATGCTTTTCTGCTGTATTTTTTTTCAAGGTTCCCTACCTTCCGTAGCCTGCACGGACAATTTATCTTGTCCGGAACTGAAGCACACGGAACCGGTTCAGTCCGGCGCACATATTTTGGAGCTGCAGGATTTGCTCCAAAAGGCGGGGTTCTATTCAGGAAAGATAGATGGGAGCTATGGTCCCCGTACAGAAGAAGGCGTGCGCCATTTTCAAGAACAGCAGGGATTAGACGCCAACGGCGTAGTAGGTCACAATACATGGGATGCATTGGCTTTATTGTATGAGCAAGTCATCGCAACAAAAAAAGAAAAGGAAGGTCCCAAAGGTGTGGTGACGATTAAGGTGGATCTGAATACCCATCAACTCCACATCTTAGATGACGGACAGGTCTTTAAAACTTATCCTATTGCCATCGGCAAGTCAAAAACACCCAGCCCGGTGGGGGAATACAAAATCATCCATAAAGCCCTCAATTGGGGAACAGGATTTGGTACCAGATGGATGGGGCTTAATGTACCCTGGGGGATTTACGGCATCCACGGGACCAATAAACCGGGGTCTATTGGACAGGCTGCTTCCCATGGCTGCTTTCGCATGTTTAATCGGGATGTGGAAGAGATTTATCCCTGGATTCCTATGGGGACAAGAGTGATCGTGACCGGCTACACTCCTGATTTTCGGGGCTTTAAGCGCCCATTGAAAGTCAAATCAACAGGTCAGGATGTAGCCATACTTCAATATCGTTTGCAGGAACTGGGGTTTCAGATGGATTATGCTGACGGACGGTACGGTAACGCTACGGAATTAGCCGTCAAGCTTTTTGAAGCTTATCATATGATGCAGGTGGACGGGGAGGCCGATATGGAGATGTTGGGGCGATTGAATCGCTATTTCCCTGAATAA
- a CDS encoding CBS and ACT domain-containing protein, with protein MHVRSKMTKEPVTITKQTTIADALELMRKHNIRRLPVLENDKLVGIVTDRDLSEVSPSPATSLSVFEINYLLAKMKIKDALPKKQKVITIEPDAYVEEAAIKMREHKIGALPVVEQDKLVGIITETNIFDAFIDLLGVREQGSRIDIEVEDHPGVLANVTQLIQKSGANISRVAVFREEGKTFLVIRLTTFYGEPIIKTLEESGYKVVAYKSYNDYQ; from the coding sequence ATGCATGTTCGTTCAAAGATGACCAAGGAACCGGTAACAATCACTAAACAAACAACGATTGCCGATGCATTGGAATTAATGCGCAAACATAATATCCGTCGTTTGCCTGTACTGGAGAATGATAAATTAGTTGGCATCGTGACGGATCGGGATTTAAGCGAGGTATCCCCATCGCCCGCTACCTCCCTCAGTGTTTTTGAAATCAATTATTTATTGGCAAAAATGAAAATTAAAGATGCTCTCCCCAAAAAACAAAAAGTCATTACCATTGAGCCTGATGCTTATGTAGAAGAAGCAGCCATTAAAATGCGGGAACATAAAATCGGTGCCTTGCCCGTTGTGGAACAGGATAAATTAGTAGGTATCATCACAGAAACAAATATTTTCGACGCTTTTATTGACCTTTTAGGGGTGAGAGAACAAGGCTCCCGCATCGATATTGAAGTGGAAGATCACCCTGGAGTATTGGCTAATGTTACCCAGCTCATCCAAAAAAGCGGTGCGAACATTTCCCGGGTGGCTGTTTTCCGCGAAGAGGGTAAAACCTTTCTTGTCATTCGACTCACCACTTTTTATGGAGAACCGATTATTAAAACTCTGGAAGAAAGCGGTTATAAGGTTGTTGCTTACAAAAGCTATAACGATTACCAATAA
- a CDS encoding lactate utilization protein, with amino-acid sequence MSIQQWHRDTLGQQVTKALIKNEFDAVYVATRDEAVKEVLKYITPESTVGVGGSVTISDLEIPQKAAAMGAQVLNHNVPGLSDEEKMKIRRGQLLSDVFLCSSNAITLDGRLVNLDGAGNRVAAMTFGPKKIVIVAGINKICVNEKAAYERIEMIAAPMNNKRLNMANPCKEQGICSDCQTKSRACRIYSVLRKKPLLSDITVILVGEDLGY; translated from the coding sequence ATGAGCATTCAACAATGGCATCGGGACACATTGGGGCAACAAGTTACCAAGGCTTTAATTAAAAACGAATTTGATGCAGTATACGTTGCCACCCGGGACGAGGCCGTAAAGGAAGTGCTAAAATATATTACCCCGGAAAGCACAGTTGGTGTGGGTGGGTCAGTAACGATCTCAGATCTGGAGATCCCTCAAAAAGCTGCAGCTATGGGGGCTCAAGTGCTGAATCATAATGTGCCTGGTTTATCTGATGAAGAAAAGATGAAGATCCGCAGAGGACAGCTTTTAAGTGATGTATTTTTATGCAGCAGTAATGCGATAACCCTGGATGGCCGCTTGGTGAATCTGGATGGAGCAGGAAATCGGGTGGCAGCGATGACTTTTGGACCGAAAAAGATTGTTATTGTGGCTGGAATCAACAAAATTTGTGTTAATGAAAAGGCCGCTTATGAAAGGATTGAAATGATTGCCGCGCCGATGAACAATAAAAGGTTGAATATGGCAAATCCTTGCAAAGAGCAGGGGATCTGCAGTGATTGCCAGACCAAAAGCAGAGCCTGCCGCATTTATTCTGTTCTCAGGAAGAAGCCCTTGCTTAGTGATATTACAGTAATTCTGGTAGGTGAAGATTTAGGTTATTAA
- the lepB gene encoding signal peptidase I, producing MKKSLSSTIWEYGKSLLLAVLIALIIRTYLFQITEVYGQSMYPTLHDHDRLFTNRIGYTLGMPNRGDIVILNAPDRPGTFYVKRAIALGGDKLRIENGKVYVNGKEQKESYINGSFTDGEIDTVVPPGTVFVMGDNRGNSHDSRSSDVSFIPVDDIEGKAVFRIWPFDNLGKVE from the coding sequence TTGAAAAAATCTCTAAGCAGTACCATCTGGGAGTATGGGAAAAGTTTATTATTAGCGGTGCTCATAGCCTTAATCATCCGTACCTATTTGTTTCAAATCACGGAAGTTTACGGCCAATCCATGTATCCTACCCTCCATGACCATGACCGTTTATTTACCAATCGTATTGGCTACACCTTAGGTATGCCCAATCGGGGTGATATCGTTATTTTAAATGCACCGGACAGGCCGGGTACTTTTTATGTAAAAAGAGCCATCGCCTTAGGCGGAGATAAACTGCGCATTGAAAACGGCAAGGTTTATGTGAACGGCAAGGAGCAAAAAGAATCTTATATCAACGGATCTTTCACGGACGGAGAAATTGATACTGTGGTGCCGCCGGGAACGGTTTTTGTTATGGGAGATAACAGAGGGAACAGTCATGACAGCCGCAGTTCCGATGTTTCTTTTATTCCTGTGGACGATATTGAAGGAAAGGCCGTGTTCCGCATTTGGCCATTTGACAATCTGGGAAAAGTAGAGTGA
- a CDS encoding D-alanyl-D-alanine carboxypeptidase family protein, with protein MKKIFWVIIGIGVIFHPLMAGAEPKVRAETAVLIDGHTGEILWEKDAHKLRHPASTIKMLTCLIALEQGNLSDLVEVGEKAHQTYVGQTIELIKGDWISLDHLVESALLWSANDAAVAIAEHLAGDPQLFSVLMYHKAWALGAYNSSFRNPNGYSVPGQYSTAYDLALIARTAMGNPFFAETVQKREVDIVWQDHTKKETKKKTLRNVNKILDYYPLANGIKTGTTNAAGGCLVASAVKGDRWLIATVLGSSRRYADATALFEYGFENFPQ; from the coding sequence ATGAAAAAAATCTTTTGGGTCATTATAGGGATAGGGGTGATTTTCCACCCTTTAATGGCGGGGGCGGAGCCAAAGGTGCGTGCAGAAACAGCAGTTTTGATAGATGGTCATACCGGAGAAATCTTATGGGAGAAGGATGCTCATAAACTTAGACACCCGGCTAGTACAATCAAAATGCTCACTTGTTTAATCGCTTTGGAGCAAGGCAATCTAAGTGATTTGGTTGAAGTAGGAGAAAAAGCTCATCAAACATATGTGGGACAGACCATTGAGCTTATCAAAGGAGACTGGATTTCTCTGGATCATTTAGTGGAATCCGCTCTTTTATGGTCGGCCAATGATGCAGCTGTGGCCATCGCAGAGCATTTGGCCGGAGATCCCCAGCTATTCTCTGTGCTTATGTATCACAAAGCATGGGCTCTTGGGGCTTACAATTCCAGTTTTCGCAATCCTAACGGTTATTCCGTACCCGGTCAATATTCTACGGCCTATGATTTGGCGTTGATTGCTCGTACGGCCATGGGCAACCCTTTTTTTGCTGAGACGGTACAGAAGCGTGAGGTGGACATTGTTTGGCAGGATCATACAAAAAAAGAAACTAAAAAGAAAACATTGCGTAATGTTAATAAAATTTTAGATTATTACCCTTTAGCCAATGGGATTAAAACCGGTACCACCAATGCGGCGGGGGGATGTTTGGTTGCTTCCGCAGTTAAAGGAGATCGATGGTTAATTGCTACCGTACTGGGAAGTTCAAGACGGTATGCGGATGCCACCGCGCTCTTTGAATATGGCTTTGAAAATTTCCCTCAGTAA
- the rnhA gene encoding ribonuclease HI → MKEVTIYTDGACSKNPGPGGWGAVLIYGGHQKEISGFTPLTTNQRMELTAAIEACKSLKEPCRVKLHSDSAYLINAFNQHWLENWQRNGWKNSKKEPVENQDLWKELLTLAEKHQITWIKVKGHADNIYNNRCDELARLEITRNR, encoded by the coding sequence ATGAAAGAAGTGACGATTTATACCGACGGAGCCTGTTCTAAAAATCCGGGACCGGGAGGATGGGGTGCTGTTCTAATTTACGGAGGGCACCAAAAAGAAATCTCCGGTTTTACTCCTCTGACTACCAATCAGCGTATGGAATTAACGGCAGCCATTGAAGCCTGTAAATCCTTAAAGGAGCCCTGCCGGGTAAAGCTTCATAGTGACAGTGCTTATTTAATCAATGCTTTTAATCAACACTGGCTGGAGAATTGGCAACGAAACGGTTGGAAAAATTCCAAAAAAGAGCCGGTGGAAAATCAAGATTTATGGAAAGAACTTTTGACGCTGGCTGAAAAGCATCAAATCACTTGGATTAAGGTGAAAGGACATGCTGATAATATTTATAATAATCGGTGTGATGAATTAGCACGCTTGGAAATTACCCGAAATCGTTAG
- a CDS encoding selenium metabolism-associated LysR family transcriptional regulator, with product MSSIRQIKAFIAVADLKSFTQAAEAMFMTQPAISAQIKSLEEHLGVPLIVRNDKRVRLTDAGQIFYREARELLTVYERALESMNELKSLKKGNLALGASTIPGEYIMPNFIGGFRKLYPGINISLTITDTGQVVDLLYDRKIDLGVVGAKVETNHAEYFPILQDELVLIAGTEYPIQEELSSQDLSSLDWVSREAGSGTRNVIKDCLSIKGIKESDLKIVMELGSTQAVITGVINNLGVGFVSHWAADVFIKAGVVKQVMLPDLDLKRNIYAVISKNTAATRARDVFLDYLLHQNKG from the coding sequence ATGTCAAGTATCAGGCAGATAAAGGCTTTTATTGCTGTAGCTGATTTAAAAAGCTTTACCCAGGCGGCAGAAGCAATGTTTATGACTCAGCCGGCCATAAGCGCTCAGATTAAATCATTAGAGGAACATCTGGGGGTTCCATTAATTGTCCGTAATGATAAGCGAGTGCGGCTGACGGATGCCGGTCAAATTTTTTACCGGGAAGCCAGGGAATTGTTGACTGTATATGAACGGGCACTAGAAAGCATGAATGAATTAAAATCATTGAAAAAAGGCAACTTGGCTCTGGGAGCCAGTACGATTCCAGGTGAATACATCATGCCAAATTTTATTGGGGGATTTCGGAAGCTTTATCCGGGGATAAATATTTCTTTAACTATCACCGATACCGGTCAAGTGGTGGATCTTCTATATGATCGAAAAATTGATTTGGGTGTAGTAGGAGCCAAGGTGGAAACAAATCATGCGGAGTATTTTCCTATCCTCCAGGATGAGCTGGTGCTGATCGCAGGGACGGAGTATCCGATTCAGGAGGAGCTATCCAGTCAGGATCTGTCTTCCCTGGATTGGGTTTCCCGGGAGGCGGGATCCGGCACCCGTAATGTGATAAAGGATTGTTTATCAATAAAGGGGATTAAGGAATCGGATTTAAAAATTGTCATGGAATTGGGTAGTACCCAAGCGGTGATCACCGGTGTGATTAATAATTTAGGGGTAGGCTTTGTATCTCATTGGGCAGCGGATGTATTTATTAAAGCCGGCGTGGTAAAACAAGTGATGCTACCAGATCTTGATTTAAAGCGTAATATCTACGCCGTAATCTCCAAAAATACTGCTGCCACCAGGGCACGGGACGTTTTCTTAGATTATTTGCTGCATCAAAATAAAGGATAA